The Candidatus Fukatsuia endosymbiont of Tuberolachnus salignus nucleotide sequence ACGCCGTTGGATCCCTAACGAAATTCGTATCCCTATTTATGTGATGATTATCGCTTCAGTCGTCAGCACAGTACAGATGCTAATTAACGCTTATACTTTTGAACTTTATCAATCGCTGGGGATATTTATTCCCCTGATCGTCACTAACTGTATTGTCATCGGCCGTGCGGAAGCCTATGCTTCAAAAAATCCGGTAGCACTTGCTGCCTTTGATGGTATATCGATGGGGTCGGGTGCAACGATGGTGCTATTGGCTTTAGGCGCATTGCGTGAAATTCTTGGCAACGGTACATTGTTTGATGGTGCAGATAGGCTACTAGGTGATTGGGCTAAAATATTACGCATCGAAGTTATTCATCTGGATAGTCCCTTTTTATTAGCGATGCTGCCACCAGGTGCCTTTATTGGGCTTGGCTTGCTGCTGGCCGGCAAATATCTGATTGATGAAAAAATAAAAATACGTCAAACCAGAGCACGAATCATCACATCGCCTTTACAGAATGAACTCAGCGAAAAAATTTTATGAATCAAAGA carries:
- a CDS encoding electron transport complex subunit E, with translation MSNIRDLLVQGLWKNNSALVQLLGLCPLLAVSSTATNALGLGLATTLVLFCTNTMVSALRRWIPNEIRIPIYVMIIASVVSTVQMLINAYTFELYQSLGIFIPLIVTNCIVIGRAEAYASKNPVALAAFDGISMGSGATMVLLALGALREILGNGTLFDGADRLLGDWAKILRIEVIHLDSPFLLAMLPPGAFIGLGLLLAGKYLIDEKIKIRQTRARIITSPLQNELSEKIL